From the Nodularia sp. NIES-3585 genome, one window contains:
- the aspS gene encoding aspartate--tRNA ligase, which produces MRTHYCGELRKKDIGETVTLYGWVDRRRDHGGVIFLDLRDRSGILQIVSDPQRTPDSYEQANSLRNEYVVEITGRVTHRPDESLNPRLPTGEVEIYADKITLLNGVSKQLPFQVSTADTETVREDLRLKYRYLDLRRERMAQNMQLRHQVVKAMRRFLEDLEGFIEIETPILTRSTPEGARDYILPSRANPGEWFALPQSPQLFKQILMVSGMDRYYQIARCFRDEDLRADRQPEFTQLDMEMSFMSQEEIIDLNEKLVAHIFKTVKDIELNLPFPRLTYADAMERYGSDKPDTRYGLELVNVSDVLQDSGFKVFRDAIAHGGIVKILPIPNGNDVISNVRIKPGGDLFKEASEAGAKGLAYIRVRENGEIDTIGAIKDNLSEAQKQEILQRTGAKAGHLLLFGAADTATVNKTLDRLRQVVAREFKLINPEKTNLLWITDFPMFEWNTGEKRLEALHHPFTAPHPEDVSDLKTARAQAYDLVLNGLEIGGGSLRIYQGDIQQQVFEAIGLSPEEAQNKFGFLLDAFEYGTPPHGGIAYGLDRLVMLLAGEESIRDVIAFPKTQQARCLLTDAPSGVDVKQLKDLHVASTFKPKS; this is translated from the coding sequence ATGCGAACTCACTATTGCGGCGAACTCCGAAAAAAAGATATTGGAGAAACAGTTACCTTGTACGGTTGGGTAGACCGTCGCCGCGATCATGGGGGCGTGATATTCTTAGATTTGCGCGATCGCTCTGGTATTCTCCAAATTGTCAGTGATCCGCAACGCACCCCAGATTCCTACGAACAGGCAAATAGCCTGCGGAATGAATACGTTGTTGAAATCACCGGGAGAGTCACGCACCGTCCCGACGAATCTTTGAATCCCCGCCTCCCCACTGGCGAAGTAGAAATCTACGCCGATAAAATTACACTGCTCAACGGCGTTAGTAAACAGTTACCATTCCAAGTTTCCACGGCTGACACCGAGACTGTGCGGGAAGACTTGCGGCTGAAGTATCGTTATTTGGATTTGCGACGAGAACGCATGGCGCAGAATATGCAATTGCGTCACCAAGTCGTCAAAGCCATGCGTCGTTTCTTAGAAGATTTGGAAGGTTTTATTGAAATCGAAACCCCAATTCTCACCCGTTCCACTCCAGAAGGTGCGAGAGATTACATCTTACCCAGTCGTGCCAATCCTGGCGAGTGGTTTGCTTTGCCGCAATCACCGCAGCTATTCAAACAGATACTTATGGTATCGGGCATGGATAGATATTATCAGATTGCTCGTTGCTTCCGTGACGAAGATTTACGCGCTGATAGACAACCAGAATTTACTCAGTTGGACATGGAAATGAGTTTCATGTCCCAAGAAGAAATTATTGACTTGAATGAAAAGTTAGTTGCTCATATTTTCAAAACAGTTAAAGACATTGAGTTAAACTTACCATTCCCCCGGCTTACCTACGCCGATGCCATGGAACGCTATGGTAGCGATAAACCAGATACCCGCTATGGTTTAGAATTAGTCAATGTTTCCGATGTTTTGCAAGACTCTGGTTTTAAAGTTTTTCGAGATGCGATCGCTCATGGTGGTATCGTCAAAATTCTACCCATTCCCAACGGTAACGATGTTATTTCTAATGTCCGCATAAAACCAGGCGGTGACTTATTCAAGGAAGCCAGCGAAGCAGGTGCAAAAGGTTTAGCCTACATCCGCGTGCGAGAAAATGGTGAAATTGACACCATTGGCGCGATTAAAGACAACCTCAGCGAAGCCCAAAAACAAGAAATATTGCAACGTACAGGTGCAAAAGCCGGTCATTTGTTATTATTTGGGGCTGCTGACACTGCTACAGTTAATAAAACTTTAGACAGATTGCGGCAAGTTGTGGCTAGGGAATTTAAGTTAATTAATCCCGAAAAAACCAACTTACTTTGGATTACAGATTTCCCCATGTTTGAGTGGAATACTGGTGAAAAACGCCTAGAAGCACTGCACCACCCCTTTACTGCACCCCATCCTGAAGATGTGAGTGATTTAAAAACTGCACGCGCCCAAGCTTACGATTTGGTGTTAAACGGTTTAGAAATTGGTGGCGGAAGTCTGCGGATTTATCAAGGGGATATTCAACAGCAGGTGTTTGAAGCCATTGGCTTGTCTCCAGAAGAAGCACAGAATAAATTTGGCTTTCTCTTAGATGCCTTTGAATATGGTACACCACCCCATGGTGGCATTGCCTATGGTTTAGACCGTTTGGTAATGTTGCTAGCTGGGGAAGAATCCATTCGGGATGTGATTGCTTTTCCCAAGACGCAACAAGCCCGTTGTTTGCTCACAGATGCGCCTTCAGGGGTAGATGTCAAGCAATTGAAAGACTTACACGTTGCTTCGACTTTTAAGCCCAAGTCTTAA
- a CDS encoding DUF3370 domain-containing protein: protein MLSFLLNLTLAQSAPATPPPEEVVKSQEVRSLPGQLDNVPVFNSNSPELVLKEGILLSTFPADGKKVSEAHLNYPFSGRFDVFAHHVAKADPPEDLRSLHLGIMLHNPGTEPVTVNILQAASYLSQPDAPFIQLPATSRNILGNIFAGPGDRAVSDVLRGRRQESFPAQIVIPPGQNQMLLNLPIPVKELTPPLNGRSTLMRLQSNGTVYAASMALFARQNADGSERAPTLEEWQNLLKTGELSTPRDRVPTPLEVTDQPRIYGRVAGVAQGSQWKSLVVDNPEARYLTIPQAGKGFSYPLSSLHGGTLGTNQIQTAPMLVRYPDTAYRAHGNYGIQYSLQLPLHNNSEKPQRVSVAVQTPIKEDNLVKQGLRFFTATAPQVFFRGSVRVRYTDDQGHAKTQFTHLVQRRGQQGEPLVLLNMKPGDRRLVEVDFIYPPDATPPQVLTVSTQ from the coding sequence ATGTTGTCATTTTTACTAAATCTCACACTCGCCCAATCAGCACCTGCTACGCCACCCCCGGAAGAAGTGGTCAAATCTCAAGAAGTGCGTTCTTTGCCGGGACAACTGGATAATGTGCCTGTATTTAACAGCAATAGTCCAGAATTGGTATTAAAAGAAGGGATTTTACTCTCTACTTTTCCAGCAGATGGCAAAAAAGTGTCAGAGGCGCATTTGAATTATCCGTTTAGCGGGCGATTTGATGTTTTTGCCCACCATGTTGCTAAGGCTGATCCACCGGAGGATTTGCGATCGCTGCATCTAGGAATCATGCTGCACAATCCTGGAACTGAACCAGTAACGGTGAATATATTGCAAGCTGCAAGTTATTTAAGTCAACCAGATGCACCATTTATTCAGTTACCAGCTACGAGTCGGAATATATTAGGTAACATTTTTGCAGGACCAGGCGATCGCGCGGTGTCTGATGTGCTAAGAGGAAGGCGACAAGAAAGTTTCCCGGCCCAAATTGTCATTCCTCCAGGGCAGAATCAGATGTTATTAAATCTGCCCATACCTGTAAAAGAACTGACACCACCTTTAAATGGTCGGTCTACATTAATGCGGTTGCAGAGTAATGGTACTGTTTATGCAGCTAGTATGGCTTTATTTGCCCGTCAGAATGCCGATGGTAGTGAACGCGCCCCGACTTTAGAAGAATGGCAAAATTTACTGAAAACAGGTGAATTGTCAACTCCACGGGATAGAGTTCCCACACCTCTAGAAGTAACCGACCAACCGAGAATCTATGGACGTGTTGCCGGAGTTGCTCAAGGTTCTCAGTGGAAATCTTTAGTTGTAGATAATCCTGAAGCGAGATATTTAACAATTCCTCAAGCTGGTAAAGGATTTTCTTATCCTTTAAGTAGCCTGCATGGTGGCACTTTAGGGACAAATCAAATTCAGACTGCGCCTATGCTGGTACGTTATCCTGATACCGCATATCGCGCTCATGGCAACTACGGTATTCAATATAGTTTGCAGTTGCCCCTACATAATAATAGTGAAAAGCCTCAAAGGGTGAGTGTAGCTGTGCAAACACCAATTAAAGAAGATAATTTAGTCAAACAGGGATTACGCTTCTTTACAGCCACAGCACCGCAAGTATTTTTCCGGGGGTCAGTGCGGGTACGTTACACAGATGACCAAGGTCATGCCAAAACTCAGTTTACTCATTTAGTGCAACGGCGGGGTCAACAAGGAGAACCCTTGGTGTTATTGAATATGAAACCAGGCGATCGCAGATTAGTAGAAGTAGACTTTATCTATCCCCCAGATGCGACACCACCGCAGGTATTAACAGTGTCTACTCAATAA
- a CDS encoding peptidase C15, which yields MAKRILLTSFEVWLSDQLSNSSDDLLLEVIKANSLPHDLKFLRRLPVDIHLASSQVIQKISELQPDDIICCGMAANRTKLSLEAVASCGESVLPTTVNLEKLVTGATAIEISHDCGKFVCEGLYYTVLNYLCQNQLAIPCVFVHVPVLNSENLPVILADFLLIINNLALS from the coding sequence ATGGCGAAAAGAATACTATTAACTTCTTTTGAAGTTTGGTTGAGCGATCAACTCTCAAATTCTTCCGATGATTTATTACTGGAAGTGATTAAAGCTAACTCGCTCCCTCATGATTTAAAATTTTTGCGGCGGTTACCTGTGGATATCCATCTGGCTAGTTCACAAGTAATTCAAAAAATATCTGAACTGCAACCTGATGATATTATTTGTTGTGGCATGGCTGCTAACAGGACAAAACTAAGTCTGGAAGCGGTTGCTAGCTGTGGGGAAAGTGTTTTGCCGACAACTGTTAATTTGGAAAAATTAGTAACGGGTGCAACAGCAATTGAGATTAGCCACGACTGCGGTAAATTTGTTTGTGAAGGTCTGTACTATACAGTTTTGAATTACTTGTGCCAAAATCAACTGGCAATTCCATGTGTTTTTGTCCATGTTCCGGTGTTAAATTCTGAAAATTTGCCCGTCATCTTGGCAGATTTCTTATTAATTATTAACAATTTGGCACTTTCATAA
- a CDS encoding glycosyltransferase family A protein, whose amino-acid sequence MSSITFDIKPEISVILCTYNRESYLKNCIDTVINQTFQDWELIVVDDGSQDNTFEIVDSYLQKIPKIRYLKHQNRKLASARNAGVQASFGNYITFIDSDDAYKPNHLDSRWEYMNAHPEIDLIEGGFAATEEIFVADYFQPGKTINVRECILGSTMFGKRKVFFELKGFNNISYGEDTDFWHRAEKIFQTHKIKQPETYIYTRAETSITKSVLENLSSSS is encoded by the coding sequence ATGAGCAGCATAACCTTTGACATAAAACCAGAAATATCAGTTATCCTTTGTACGTACAACCGGGAAAGTTACTTAAAAAATTGTATTGATACCGTTATTAATCAAACTTTTCAAGATTGGGAACTTATTGTAGTAGATGATGGCAGTCAAGACAATACTTTTGAAATAGTTGATTCATATCTGCAAAAAATCCCCAAAATTCGTTATCTGAAACATCAAAATCGTAAACTAGCATCTGCTAGGAATGCTGGAGTTCAGGCATCCTTTGGGAACTACATTACATTTATAGACAGTGATGATGCTTATAAACCCAACCATCTTGATTCACGTTGGGAATATATGAACGCTCATCCAGAAATCGACTTAATTGAAGGTGGATTTGCAGCCACAGAAGAAATTTTTGTCGCAGATTATTTTCAACCAGGAAAAACAATCAACGTGCGAGAATGCATTTTAGGTTCCACAATGTTTGGTAAAAGAAAAGTATTTTTTGAATTAAAGGGATTTAATAATATTTCCTATGGAGAAGATACCGATTTTTGGCACAGGGCAGAAAAAATCTTCCAGACTCACAAAATTAAGCAACCAGAAACTTATATTTACACCAGAGCCGAGACGAGTATTACTAAAAGCGTGTTAGAAAATTTATCCTCATCTAGCTAA
- a CDS encoding VWA domain-containing protein, whose product MILKCRPLKISLTAVFGILLVTACDGNSNLGDNIGGLTVKLLVGSALGDFCNQAATNFNGTKPRLENGTAFQVKCEAVGSGDVVTQLVTKATQLKQGTLSADAPDFPTIVSVDGEIYQNQLIYQINQLFPGQKYIPEIIESPLVASTPMVFMAQTDIASGLRKIPDPYKTLVTAKTHRDIDPNGPPFVVNYVHTAPTRSNSGLQTLVAQFVSVSGQRPEQLTVADVQKFQPQIQQIQSKITRYGVSTDSLAKSMVQNGSFWASVGSVYESSVIAANANLQPGQQGYQAVYPRTTFSSNMRAILPNAPWVSADEKAAAQKFITYLRSPEIQNIATNLGLRPGTPGIALGAKFSPEFGVDPQAKYDSLRPPQPEVVEAMLKSWQEYAKKPSLVVVVVDSSGSMAGKKLAAVQNTVLTYINTLGPKEQIALIDFDSQIRPPILVDGTPEGRDRGLQFVTGLKAGGGTALYDATLNARNWLQKNLRQDAINAVLVLTDGKDSGSNISLQQLEQELEKTGFNSDQRISLFTVGYGNQGEFDAGALQKIADLNGGYYSQSNPDTIARLMADLQVEF is encoded by the coding sequence ATGATTCTTAAATGTCGTCCATTGAAAATCAGCCTCACAGCAGTCTTTGGTATTTTGTTGGTTACGGCTTGTGATGGCAATTCCAATTTAGGAGATAACATTGGGGGTTTAACAGTCAAACTATTGGTGGGTAGCGCCTTGGGAGATTTTTGCAATCAGGCTGCAACCAACTTTAATGGGACAAAACCTCGACTGGAAAATGGTACGGCTTTTCAGGTGAAATGCGAAGCTGTCGGTAGTGGTGATGTAGTCACCCAGTTAGTGACAAAAGCAACCCAACTGAAGCAAGGGACATTATCAGCCGATGCGCCAGACTTTCCTACTATTGTTTCTGTAGATGGAGAAATCTATCAAAATCAGTTAATTTACCAAATCAATCAACTATTTCCTGGACAAAAATACATTCCGGAAATCATTGAGTCACCACTGGTAGCGAGTACGCCAATGGTGTTTATGGCACAGACAGATATCGCTAGTGGACTCCGCAAAATTCCTGACCCCTACAAAACTCTAGTCACTGCCAAAACTCATCGTGACATTGACCCAAATGGGCCGCCTTTCGTCGTTAACTATGTCCACACTGCACCAACTCGTTCCAATTCTGGATTACAAACTCTTGTCGCCCAATTTGTCAGTGTATCGGGTCAGCGTCCAGAACAATTAACCGTTGCTGATGTGCAGAAGTTCCAACCGCAAATTCAGCAAATCCAAAGCAAGATTACCCGTTATGGTGTTTCGACTGATTCTTTAGCCAAATCAATGGTTCAAAATGGGTCGTTTTGGGCTTCAGTCGGTTCAGTATATGAGTCCAGTGTGATTGCGGCTAATGCCAATTTACAGCCGGGACAACAGGGTTATCAAGCAGTTTATCCCCGGACGACATTTAGCTCAAATATGCGCGCAATTCTGCCCAATGCACCTTGGGTGAGTGCTGATGAAAAAGCAGCAGCACAAAAGTTTATCACGTATTTGCGATCGCCGGAAATTCAGAACATAGCCACAAACTTGGGTTTACGTCCAGGTACACCAGGGATTGCTTTGGGAGCCAAATTTAGCCCAGAATTTGGAGTAGATCCACAAGCAAAATACGATTCCTTACGGCCACCCCAACCAGAAGTTGTGGAAGCGATGCTGAAATCTTGGCAGGAATACGCCAAAAAACCCTCCCTGGTGGTGGTAGTCGTGGATTCTTCCGGTTCAATGGCAGGTAAAAAGTTAGCCGCAGTGCAAAATACTGTATTAACTTACATCAATACTTTGGGGCCGAAAGAACAAATAGCTTTGATTGATTTTGATTCCCAAATTCGCCCACCGATATTAGTGGATGGTACACCAGAAGGACGCGATCGCGGTTTACAATTTGTCACTGGATTGAAGGCAGGTGGTGGTACAGCCTTGTATGATGCTACCCTTAATGCCCGCAATTGGTTACAAAAAAATCTCCGTCAAGATGCGATTAATGCAGTCCTGGTATTAACTGATGGAAAAGATTCTGGTTCAAACATTTCCCTACAACAACTAGAACAAGAATTAGAAAAAACTGGTTTTAATAGCGACCAAAGAATCTCACTGTTCACAGTGGGTTACGGTAATCAAGGTGAATTTGATGCTGGCGCTTTACAAAAAATTGCCGATTTAAATGGTGGTTATTATTCTCAGAGTAATCCAGACACTATCGCAAGATTGATGGCAGATTTACAAGTAGAGTTTTAA
- a CDS encoding S-layer homology domain-containing protein, protein MSSLSVLGASLLTLGLAASLTSPALAQNTFPDVPPDYWAQPFIQRLVQRNMIAGYPDGTFRPEQAVQRDEFAAMIRQAFDQEPVRQIEDAIAFQDVSEGYWASPAIESAYQQGFMSSYPGGFFRPNQPVSRVDALVTLTRGLNLTPETPQVTRRAVTSPVYLPLAMTSLMQPLVAGAPPATTPVAALARDYYADAQQIPEYAINDVGIATQKNIVVNYPNPRELNPNEPLRRATAAAFIHQTLVAQNRMEPLPSNVEAYNYIVRPEATQAAR, encoded by the coding sequence ATGTCTAGCTTATCTGTATTAGGTGCATCTTTGCTAACTCTAGGGCTAGCAGCAAGTCTAACTTCTCCAGCTTTAGCACAGAATACTTTTCCTGATGTTCCCCCTGATTATTGGGCGCAACCATTTATTCAGCGTTTAGTCCAAAGAAATATGATTGCGGGATATCCAGATGGCACATTTCGACCCGAACAGGCTGTACAACGTGATGAATTCGCCGCGATGATTCGTCAAGCTTTTGATCAAGAACCAGTAAGGCAAATAGAAGATGCGATCGCTTTTCAAGATGTTTCTGAAGGATATTGGGCATCTCCGGCAATTGAGTCAGCTTATCAACAAGGATTTATGAGCAGTTATCCTGGTGGTTTCTTTCGCCCAAATCAGCCAGTTTCTAGAGTAGATGCTTTAGTTACCTTAACTAGAGGCTTGAATTTGACACCAGAAACGCCCCAAGTCACTAGGCGAGCTGTTACAAGCCCTGTATATTTGCCACTGGCAATGACTTCATTAATGCAGCCTTTAGTAGCAGGCGCACCTCCAGCAACTACTCCTGTAGCAGCACTGGCGAGAGATTATTACGCTGATGCCCAGCAAATTCCTGAGTATGCTATAAATGACGTAGGCATAGCAACACAAAAAAATATAGTAGTTAATTATCCGAATCCCAGAGAGTTAAATCCTAACGAACCTCTCAGACGTGCCACTGCGGCTGCTTTTATCCACCAAACTTTAGTTGCTCAAAACAGAATGGAACCTCTACCTAGTAATGTAGAAGCATATAACTATATTGTTCGGCCTGAAGCTACCCAAGCTGCACGATAA
- a CDS encoding DUF2382 domain-containing protein, with product MVLYKLQDFAADYKNADFDNYEIRDFDVYSDINNEKVGTVKDMLVDDNGRFRYLIVDTGFWIFGKEVLLPVGRSRISYADRRVYATGLTQEQVESLPDFHDLERVDYDYEEQVRGVYRTPFAESPLETSTPVEATAPLDTPSAYAETTPRATTPAPRTTYNRDTYTYDREPDLYETTDRNHQNLKLYEERLIANKSRVKTGEVSVGKHVEIDRANVSVPVEKERVVIERTTPADAGRTASPGEVNFREGEVARMDVHEESADIRKEAVVREEVKVKKVVEKDTVEAEENLRREELDVNKDNDTFGERSDRSRKTRR from the coding sequence ATGGTTCTTTATAAGCTTCAAGATTTTGCTGCTGACTATAAAAATGCTGATTTTGATAATTATGAAATCAGAGATTTCGATGTCTACTCAGACATCAATAATGAAAAAGTTGGCACAGTCAAAGATATGTTGGTGGACGATAACGGACGCTTTCGTTACTTAATTGTAGATACAGGCTTTTGGATTTTTGGTAAGGAAGTGTTATTACCAGTTGGGCGCTCCCGCATTAGCTATGCTGACCGACGAGTATATGCTACAGGACTGACTCAAGAGCAAGTAGAAAGTTTACCTGATTTTCACGACCTGGAACGGGTGGATTACGACTATGAAGAACAGGTACGCGGAGTTTATCGGACTCCGTTTGCAGAATCACCTCTAGAGACTTCTACACCTGTAGAGGCTACAGCACCTTTAGATACTCCATCAGCTTATGCCGAGACTACACCTAGAGCAACTACACCTGCACCCAGGACTACATACAATCGTGATACTTATACTTATGATCGGGAACCGGATTTGTATGAGACCACAGATCGCAATCATCAAAATCTGAAACTGTACGAAGAACGGTTAATTGCTAATAAATCCCGCGTTAAAACAGGAGAGGTTTCGGTTGGTAAGCACGTTGAGATTGATAGAGCAAATGTTTCTGTACCAGTTGAAAAAGAGCGTGTAGTTATTGAACGCACTACGCCAGCAGATGCTGGACGAACTGCTTCCCCTGGTGAAGTTAACTTCCGCGAGGGTGAAGTTGCACGTATGGATGTTCACGAAGAAAGTGCTGACATTCGGAAGGAAGCTGTTGTCCGTGAAGAAGTAAAAGTTAAGAAGGTTGTAGAAAAGGATACAGTTGAGGCTGAAGAAAACCTACGTCGGGAAGAATTAGACGTGAATAAGGATAACGATACCTTCGGCGAGCGTAGCGATCGCTCACGGAAAACAAGGAGATAA
- the rsmD gene encoding 16S rRNA (guanine(966)-N(2))-methyltransferase RsmD: MTLRIYGNRQIKTLPGQATRPTSARVREAVFNIWQGTIVDCSWLDVCTGTGSMGAEALCRGASLVVGIEKSSQASAIIQQNWQQVANGEQKWQLLRGDVMQQLKNLSGKQFDRIYFDPPYASGLYQPVLEAIAQHNLLAVHGEIAVEHNPQGWTPTVIPTWEICRQKVYGNTALTFYRIMDEQNEAESIP, from the coding sequence ATGACACTGAGAATTTACGGGAATCGCCAAATTAAAACTCTACCAGGGCAAGCTACCAGACCCACCAGTGCGCGGGTAAGAGAAGCAGTGTTCAATATTTGGCAGGGAACAATTGTGGATTGTTCCTGGCTAGATGTGTGTACCGGCACTGGTTCAATGGGTGCAGAGGCTTTGTGTAGAGGAGCCAGTTTAGTAGTAGGGATAGAAAAATCCAGCCAAGCTAGTGCCATAATTCAACAAAACTGGCAGCAGGTAGCTAATGGCGAGCAAAAATGGCAACTCTTGCGAGGGGATGTCATGCAGCAATTAAAAAACTTATCAGGAAAGCAGTTTGACAGAATTTACTTTGATCCGCCCTATGCTAGTGGATTATATCAGCCAGTGTTAGAAGCGATCGCCCAGCATAATTTATTAGCTGTGCATGGTGAAATAGCTGTAGAACACAATCCCCAAGGTTGGACACCAACCGTCATACCCACTTGGGAGATTTGCCGCCAAAAGGTTTACGGTAATACTGCGCTGACTTTTTATAGAATCATGGATGAGCAGAATGAAGCCGAAAGTATACCTTGA
- a CDS encoding type II toxin-antitoxin system HicB family antitoxin produces MSQHTRQVILYKDEYGYWVVECPSLKGCISQGKTKEEALSNIKEAIVGYVTALEEDGLSVPEDKFETFLVVV; encoded by the coding sequence ATGAGCCAGCATACAAGGCAAGTAATTTTATATAAAGATGAATATGGTTATTGGGTTGTGGAGTGTCCCAGCTTAAAGGGATGTATTAGCCAGGGAAAAACCAAGGAAGAGGCTTTGTCAAACATTAAGGAGGCTATTGTAGGCTACGTGACTGCCTTAGAGGAAGATGGCTTATCTGTGCCAGAAGACAAATTTGAAACATTCCTGGTGGTGGTGTGA
- a CDS encoding type II toxin-antitoxin system HicB family antitoxin, which yields MKIKAIIHPAEEGGYWAEVPALPGCITEGETMEEVIANLKDAIEGWLDVANSHDAIESTDQVVEIAI from the coding sequence ATGAAAATTAAAGCAATTATTCATCCAGCCGAAGAAGGCGGCTATTGGGCAGAAGTACCTGCCCTTCCTGGTTGTATTACTGAAGGCGAGACAATGGAGGAGGTGATAGCTAATTTAAAGGATGCTATTGAAGGTTGGCTGGATGTTGCGAATAGTCATGATGCAATTGAGTCAACAGATCAAGTTGTCGAAATTGCTATATGA
- the hisH gene encoding imidazole glycerol phosphate synthase subunit HisH — protein MPVIAVVDYDMGNLHSVCKGLEKAGATPHITHSAKDLEMADAVVLPGVGAFDPAVQHLRSRGLEQPIKDTIASGKPFLGICLGLQILFESSAEGTQPGLGIVPGKVRRFRPEAGITIPHMGWNQLEFTQRKNILWEHLPADPWVYFVHSYYVDPTDPEVRAATVTHGSQTITAAIARENLTAVQFHPEKSSNIGLQILSNFVAQVREKIAA, from the coding sequence ATGCCAGTCATTGCAGTCGTAGATTACGATATGGGAAATTTGCACTCAGTTTGCAAAGGTTTAGAAAAAGCTGGAGCAACTCCTCACATTACTCATTCTGCTAAGGATTTAGAGATGGCAGATGCGGTAGTATTGCCAGGAGTAGGAGCATTTGATCCCGCAGTCCAACACCTGCGATCGCGTGGTTTAGAACAACCCATTAAAGATACAATCGCATCGGGTAAACCCTTCTTAGGCATCTGTTTGGGATTACAAATTTTATTTGAATCCAGTGCCGAAGGAACTCAACCAGGACTGGGAATTGTCCCCGGAAAAGTGCGCCGATTCCGACCAGAAGCAGGCATTACTATTCCTCATATGGGATGGAATCAACTAGAGTTCACGCAACGAAAAAACATTTTATGGGAGCATTTGCCGGCCGATCCTTGGGTATATTTTGTGCATTCTTACTATGTTGACCCAACTGATCCCGAAGTGCGAGCTGCAACTGTTACCCACGGTTCTCAAACTATCACAGCTGCGATCGCTCGTGAAAACCTAACAGCCGTGCAGTTCCACCCGGAAAAATCTTCTAACATCGGATTGCAAATTCTCTCTAATTTTGTTGCACAAGTCCGCGAAAAAATTGCTGCATAA
- a CDS encoding type II toxin-antitoxin system HicA family toxin, with protein sequence MSKLPSISGKQCIKVLEKIGFYQKRRESSHMILRRDEPFTQIVVPDHQELAKGTLRAIIRDAGLSIEEFTKHIKGYTKICVFQLYSQPIA encoded by the coding sequence GTGAGCAAGTTGCCCAGTATTTCGGGAAAACAGTGTATCAAGGTGCTAGAAAAAATTGGTTTCTATCAAAAACGTAGAGAAAGCAGTCACATGATTCTGCGAAGAGATGAGCCATTCACTCAAATTGTTGTTCCAGATCACCAAGAGTTGGCTAAAGGCACACTGCGGGCGATTATTCGAGATGCTGGACTGAGTATTGAAGAATTCACAAAGCATATTAAAGGATACACGAAGATTTGTGTTTTTCAACTATATTCTCAACCAATAGCTTAA
- a CDS encoding type II toxin-antitoxin system HicA family toxin yields the protein MKSISGKQLCKIVEQNGWVLRRITGSHHIYENPEVAQILSIPVHRNQDLKVGTLRALMKIAQLSEDDLL from the coding sequence ATGAAATCTATCTCTGGGAAACAACTGTGCAAGATTGTAGAACAAAACGGTTGGGTTTTAAGAAGAATTACTGGCAGCCATCATATTTATGAAAACCCGGAAGTAGCACAAATCCTTTCAATTCCTGTTCACCGCAATCAAGATTTGAAAGTTGGAACCTTAAGAGCCTTGATGAAAATCGCCCAGTTATCTGAGGACGATTTACTGTGA